A genomic segment from Lignipirellula cremea encodes:
- a CDS encoding WD40 repeat domain-containing protein, whose product MILCRMLLHVMRVSLLVALLAPLTSAAELQELPGHQDAVYSVEFSPDGRLLASGSYDQTVKVWELPSGRVRWTLTGHEDQVFRVSFSPSGESLASCSADGSTRIWEISSGKVQHVLRGRQGPVLAVAFSVDGKFLATTGFDGTVVLWDLQQGREVRRTAPSRPVYSVAFSPDGESCVTGANGEICVWSANLTKAIRTLKTHEGVNYQLAFSPDGKLLASASGQGMVILWEDAVGEPVRMVKADKSALFAIAFSPSGKLLASGGRGRSARLWKAADLTPASELRGSQETLLSVDFSPNGKYLAAGSYDGRIHLWALETNGITQDRADDHN is encoded by the coding sequence GTGATCTTATGCCGAATGTTACTCCATGTGATGCGCGTGTCACTGCTCGTCGCCCTGCTTGCTCCTTTAACCTCCGCGGCCGAATTACAAGAGCTGCCTGGTCATCAGGATGCGGTTTACTCGGTCGAGTTTTCTCCGGATGGCCGTTTACTGGCTTCGGGGAGTTATGACCAAACGGTAAAGGTTTGGGAGCTTCCCAGCGGACGAGTGCGGTGGACGCTGACGGGACACGAGGACCAGGTGTTTCGGGTAAGCTTTTCTCCCAGCGGGGAAAGTCTGGCGTCGTGCAGCGCCGACGGCTCTACACGCATCTGGGAGATTTCGTCAGGCAAGGTCCAGCATGTTCTGAGAGGTCGGCAAGGCCCCGTGCTTGCCGTCGCATTCTCCGTCGATGGAAAGTTTCTGGCGACGACGGGTTTCGACGGGACGGTTGTGCTTTGGGATCTGCAGCAGGGGCGTGAAGTGCGCAGGACAGCTCCTTCACGCCCCGTTTACTCCGTGGCCTTCTCACCGGATGGGGAAAGTTGCGTCACCGGAGCCAATGGAGAGATCTGCGTTTGGAGCGCCAACCTCACGAAAGCAATTCGTACGTTGAAAACCCATGAGGGGGTCAACTACCAACTGGCTTTCTCTCCCGACGGGAAACTGCTGGCGTCCGCCAGCGGCCAAGGCATGGTGATTCTTTGGGAAGATGCAGTGGGAGAACCCGTCCGAATGGTCAAAGCCGACAAGAGCGCGCTGTTCGCCATTGCGTTTTCACCCAGCGGCAAGCTGCTGGCGAGCGGTGGTCGCGGGCGATCGGCTCGTCTTTGGAAGGCCGCCGATCTAACTCCTGCTTCTGAACTTCGAGGTTCGCAAGAGACACTCCTGTCGGTCGACTTTTCGCCCAACGGCAAATACCTGGCGGCAGGGTCTTACGACGGACGCATACACCTTTGGGCGTTGGAAACGAACGGGATCACCCAAGACCGGGCCGACGACCATAATTGA
- a CDS encoding DUF6268 family outer membrane beta-barrel protein has product MESHRLGQVALKMACAWLCAVMPLSWNAARVAAQTRLPPVAEERSPATLWLEESIESQRQQSPTDFQEESEAMTPSSRGGMGGIGTGGPMGGSGDGAPFSAYAFFQPESNLQNQSGSLQVRGEGFSLGLPVSKGPNGIWILNTRLEHNTFDTSVALPGGTQPFPDELWNINFGLMHIHPLENGWSAGGMVGIGSASDQPFASIREMNANVLAFLNIPTGERDAWNFSLFYSPLGQLAFPIPGIAYAWRPSERFQMNIGLPFSLNYRPTDALTLNLSYLPLTNGNASLRWAPSEFWTIYGGYQTKSQGYELAERVQTQDRFFTFDQRLIVGVRRTLVAGFVLDGSASYLFDRSYFVSDSFFGSEAERLRVDPGAQLMLRLEWQR; this is encoded by the coding sequence ATGGAATCGCATCGGCTTGGGCAAGTCGCTCTGAAGATGGCGTGCGCGTGGCTCTGCGCCGTAATGCCGCTGTCTTGGAACGCTGCGCGCGTCGCCGCGCAAACGCGACTGCCGCCGGTTGCAGAAGAACGGTCTCCGGCGACTTTGTGGCTAGAGGAATCGATCGAATCTCAACGGCAACAGTCGCCCACCGACTTCCAGGAAGAATCCGAGGCAATGACTCCTTCTTCGCGTGGCGGAATGGGGGGCATCGGGACGGGCGGACCAATGGGTGGTTCCGGCGACGGCGCTCCCTTCTCCGCGTACGCCTTCTTTCAACCCGAAAGCAATCTGCAAAATCAGTCGGGCTCCCTTCAGGTTCGTGGCGAAGGATTTTCACTTGGACTGCCTGTCAGCAAGGGGCCCAACGGCATCTGGATCTTGAATACCCGTCTCGAGCATAACACCTTCGATACGTCGGTCGCTTTGCCCGGCGGCACACAACCCTTCCCCGACGAATTATGGAACATCAACTTTGGGCTGATGCACATTCATCCGCTCGAAAACGGATGGAGCGCGGGCGGTATGGTCGGCATCGGCTCGGCGAGCGATCAACCGTTTGCGTCCATCCGCGAAATGAACGCCAACGTGCTGGCCTTCCTCAACATCCCGACTGGCGAGCGCGATGCCTGGAACTTCAGCTTGTTCTATTCGCCGCTGGGACAACTCGCGTTCCCCATCCCCGGCATTGCCTACGCCTGGCGACCGAGCGAGCGATTCCAAATGAACATCGGGTTGCCGTTCTCTCTCAACTATCGGCCGACCGACGCTCTTACGCTCAATTTGAGCTATCTTCCGCTGACGAACGGCAACGCAAGTTTACGCTGGGCGCCGAGCGAATTCTGGACAATCTACGGCGGCTACCAAACGAAGAGCCAAGGCTATGAATTAGCTGAGCGGGTCCAAACGCAAGATCGGTTCTTCACCTTCGACCAACGGCTGATCGTCGGGGTGCGGCGCACTCTCGTAGCGGGCTTTGTGCTCGATGGTTCCGCCTCGTATCTTTTCGACCGCTCGTATTTCGTCAGCGATTCGTTCTTCGGCAGTGAAGCAGAACGGCTGCGCGTCGATCCGGGGGCGCAGTTGATGTTAAGGCTGGAATGGCAGCGGTGA
- a CDS encoding sialate O-acetylesterase translates to MPRLVQLIACLLLFAAVEAASTAAREPAAKKLQIFILAGQSNMVGHSNYITIPRLFADERPEVQALAGLVFKEGQTVTRAAVDEQIATRIARDKISNDLRQKKIEGEEAIAAAQAEIEKLNDLYETQTAKIKDTFAVSDRVFISSIADGNRRSGPLTIGFGGSADKIGPELGFGMSLARQIDAPILIIKTAWGGKSLHYNFRPPSAGPYQLNEKEQASENAANIQADAGLNYRLMLEQINAVLGDLKQHHPDFDPQVGYDLAGFVWFQGFNDQFSDAFRDNYKDNLIAFVQDIRKDTKTPNMPFVIGVLGTGITEEAVGANAVSLGQRAAAATPEFAGNVAAVESYKVYDLSALEVFNKGWQNHFAEWCAVGSDRPYHYLGSGKFFVRFGDALATAMAELIARQ, encoded by the coding sequence ATGCCTCGACTTGTCCAGCTTATTGCCTGCCTGCTCTTGTTTGCTGCTGTGGAGGCGGCATCCACCGCCGCGCGGGAGCCTGCGGCGAAAAAACTGCAAATATTCATTCTGGCTGGTCAGTCGAATATGGTGGGGCATTCGAATTACATCACCATTCCACGATTGTTCGCGGATGAACGGCCTGAAGTGCAAGCGCTCGCTGGGCTGGTTTTCAAAGAAGGTCAGACAGTAACCCGAGCTGCAGTCGATGAGCAGATCGCTACCCGGATTGCACGCGACAAAATCAGCAACGATTTGCGTCAGAAAAAGATCGAAGGCGAAGAAGCGATCGCAGCGGCACAAGCTGAAATAGAAAAACTAAACGATTTGTACGAAACGCAAACAGCCAAAATAAAGGATACGTTCGCCGTTTCTGACCGGGTTTTCATCAGTTCCATTGCCGACGGCAATCGCCGGTCGGGTCCCCTCACAATTGGGTTTGGCGGCAGCGCGGATAAGATCGGGCCGGAGCTAGGATTTGGAATGTCGCTGGCCCGCCAGATTGATGCGCCGATCCTGATTATTAAAACCGCGTGGGGCGGCAAGTCGCTGCACTACAACTTCCGACCTCCCTCCGCCGGTCCTTACCAACTAAACGAGAAGGAACAGGCCTCCGAAAACGCAGCCAATATTCAAGCAGACGCAGGGCTGAACTACCGCCTGATGTTGGAACAGATCAATGCCGTTCTCGGTGATCTGAAGCAGCATCATCCCGATTTTGACCCCCAGGTGGGATACGACCTGGCTGGCTTTGTCTGGTTTCAGGGCTTCAACGATCAGTTCTCCGATGCGTTTCGCGACAACTACAAAGACAACCTGATCGCTTTTGTGCAAGACATTCGCAAAGACACCAAAACGCCCAACATGCCGTTCGTCATCGGCGTCTTAGGAACCGGGATCACCGAAGAGGCGGTTGGCGCCAACGCCGTGTCACTCGGCCAACGCGCCGCCGCGGCAACTCCAGAATTTGCCGGCAACGTCGCGGCGGTCGAAAGCTACAAGGTTTACGACCTGAGCGCCTTGGAGGTGTTTAATAAAGGCTGGCAGAATCACTTTGCCGAGTGGTGCGCCGTGGGGAGCGATCGCCCTTACCACTACCTGGGAAGCGGCAAATTCTTTGTTCGCTTCGGCGATGCGCTGGCGACCGCTATGGCCGAGTTGATTGCCAGGCAATGA
- a CDS encoding transposase, whose product MTTIVTPDAFLRWHRELVAQKWDQNENRKSVGRPRSNLNAFIEPFMRSLKSEPLSRMIFFGENLLRRAVSSFLEHYHGERNRQGLENKRIQPADEVGQLAGKIECQERLGGLLQ is encoded by the coding sequence TTGACCACGATCGTAACGCCCGACGCGTTTCTCCGCTGGCATCGCGAACTGGTGGCGCAAAAGTGGGACCAAAACGAGAATCGCAAATCCGTCGGCAGACCGCGCTCCAATTTGAACGCTTTCATCGAGCCGTTCATGAGAAGCCTCAAATCCGAACCGCTGTCGCGCATGATTTTCTTCGGTGAGAACCTGCTGCGCCGCGCTGTTTCTTCTTTCCTTGAGCACTACCACGGCGAGCGAAACCGCCAGGGACTGGAAAATAAACGGATCCAGCCCGCTGATGAAGTTGGTCAGCTTGCCGGGAAAATCGAATGCCAAGAGCGATTGGGCGGACTGCTGCAGTAA
- the gltA gene encoding NADPH-dependent glutamate synthase codes for MADRLPPKERTKIPRQEMPEQDPLQRANNFLEVNTGFDAALAQKEAQRCLQCVNPHCVHGCPVGVKVREVIDLVLDGKYLEAAAKIREDNVLPAVTGRVCPQEHQCEGSCILAKRFAPLAIGHIERFVADYEQRTGQVGLPPCAPPTGKRVAIIGSGPAGLSCAGDLVLQGHQAVVLEALHELGGVLAYGIPEFRLPKAIVQQEIDNLRKLGVEFQTNVVVGKTVTVDELLGEEGYDAVFIATGAGLPRFMNLPGEHLGGVYSANEFLTRVNLMKAYDPQHSDSPVFDCRGRSVAVIGGGNTAIDAVRTALRLGAAHAWLIYRRSETEMPARAEERRHAIAEGVQFLTLHNPIEFVGNEQGLLTGVKLVKMEPGEPDESGRRRPRPLPDTERTLPVEMVVVAIGAGANPLVQTSLPDLQTNRWGYITVDPASMATSKRGVFAGGDIVSGSATVILAMAAGRQAAQAISDFLKDGEWPNVVARGGECESNYP; via the coding sequence ATGGCCGACCGACTGCCTCCTAAAGAACGTACGAAGATTCCTCGCCAGGAAATGCCCGAACAGGACCCCCTGCAGCGGGCGAATAACTTTTTAGAAGTCAACACGGGCTTCGACGCGGCGCTGGCCCAGAAGGAAGCGCAGCGCTGTCTGCAATGCGTCAATCCCCATTGCGTCCACGGTTGTCCGGTGGGGGTTAAAGTGCGCGAAGTGATCGACCTGGTGCTCGACGGCAAGTACCTTGAAGCGGCCGCCAAAATTCGCGAAGACAACGTGCTGCCCGCAGTGACAGGTCGGGTGTGCCCTCAAGAACATCAATGCGAAGGATCCTGCATCCTGGCAAAGCGATTCGCCCCGCTGGCGATCGGCCATATTGAACGTTTTGTCGCCGATTACGAACAGCGAACCGGTCAGGTCGGCTTGCCGCCGTGCGCCCCGCCGACCGGCAAACGGGTTGCCATTATCGGCAGCGGTCCCGCCGGATTGAGCTGCGCTGGCGATCTGGTTCTCCAGGGCCATCAGGCAGTTGTACTGGAAGCTTTGCACGAACTCGGCGGTGTGCTGGCCTATGGCATTCCCGAGTTCCGCCTCCCCAAGGCGATCGTCCAGCAAGAGATCGATAACCTGCGTAAACTGGGCGTCGAATTCCAGACCAACGTCGTGGTCGGCAAAACGGTGACGGTCGACGAACTGCTGGGAGAAGAAGGTTACGACGCCGTCTTTATCGCCACCGGGGCCGGGCTGCCGCGCTTCATGAATCTGCCGGGCGAGCATCTGGGCGGCGTCTACTCGGCCAACGAGTTTCTGACCCGCGTAAATCTGATGAAGGCCTACGACCCCCAGCATTCGGACTCGCCCGTATTTGATTGCCGCGGCCGTAGCGTCGCCGTAATCGGCGGCGGAAACACAGCGATCGACGCGGTCCGCACGGCGCTGCGCCTGGGCGCCGCCCACGCCTGGCTGATCTATCGCCGCAGCGAAACCGAAATGCCGGCCCGAGCCGAGGAACGTCGTCATGCGATTGCCGAAGGAGTGCAGTTCCTTACGCTACACAATCCGATCGAGTTTGTTGGAAACGAGCAAGGCCTTCTGACCGGCGTAAAACTCGTCAAAATGGAACCAGGCGAACCGGACGAATCCGGACGACGGCGCCCCCGGCCGTTGCCTGACACAGAACGCACGCTGCCGGTGGAGATGGTCGTCGTCGCGATTGGAGCGGGAGCCAATCCGCTAGTGCAAACGAGCCTGCCCGATCTTCAGACCAATCGCTGGGGTTACATCACCGTGGACCCTGCGAGTATGGCGACGAGCAAGAGGGGCGTCTTCGCGGGTGGAGATATCGTCAGCGGGTCAGCGACCGTCATCCTCGCCATGGCCGCCGGACGCCAGGCCGCCCAAGCGATCAGCGATTTTCTGAAAGACGGAGAGTGGCCTAACGTTGTCGCAAGGGGGGGAGAATGCGAGAGTAATTATCCGTAA
- a CDS encoding sulfide/dihydroorotate dehydrogenase-like FAD/NAD-binding protein, whose translation MYLVQDASFLAPEIKMIRLEAPRIAKHQQAGQFVIVRVHEQGERIPLTIADSDASTITLIVQGVGKTTRLLNQLQAGDAILDVVGPLGRPSEIQLYGRTLVIGGGVGSAIAWPLAVALKAAGNEVVVVIGAKTQRFVILEKELTQACDQLFVMTDDGSYGEQGLVTDKLRELIHSQSPWNYVMAIGPIPMMKAVAETTRPAGIPTTASLNPIMIDGTGMCGGCRVLVGGETRFACVDGPEFDAHLVDFDVLAQRNKLYRQQEQAALQEPPERTAAALSQTHPCRLSELTSNLPSSSKGE comes from the coding sequence ATGTACCTGGTTCAAGATGCTTCCTTTCTGGCGCCGGAAATCAAAATGATTCGCCTTGAGGCTCCGCGGATTGCAAAGCATCAACAGGCGGGACAGTTTGTGATCGTCCGTGTCCATGAACAGGGAGAACGCATTCCGTTGACGATCGCCGATTCGGATGCCTCCACGATTACCCTCATTGTGCAGGGCGTCGGCAAGACGACCCGTTTGCTCAATCAGCTTCAGGCAGGCGACGCGATACTCGACGTGGTGGGACCGCTCGGGCGGCCGTCCGAAATCCAACTCTACGGCCGCACCCTGGTCATCGGCGGCGGCGTGGGCTCCGCGATTGCCTGGCCGCTCGCCGTAGCACTAAAGGCGGCCGGCAATGAAGTCGTCGTCGTCATCGGAGCGAAGACCCAGCGGTTTGTCATCCTGGAAAAAGAGCTAACCCAGGCTTGCGACCAGCTCTTCGTCATGACCGACGACGGCAGTTACGGCGAGCAAGGCCTGGTGACCGACAAACTCCGAGAACTGATCCACAGCCAGTCGCCCTGGAACTATGTCATGGCGATTGGCCCCATCCCGATGATGAAGGCGGTCGCGGAGACCACGCGACCGGCAGGGATTCCCACAACGGCCAGTCTCAATCCGATCATGATCGATGGCACTGGCATGTGCGGCGGTTGTCGCGTCCTCGTCGGCGGCGAGACCCGTTTTGCCTGTGTCGACGGACCGGAGTTTGACGCTCACCTGGTCGATTTCGACGTGCTGGCCCAGCGGAACAAACTGTATCGCCAACAAGAGCAAGCGGCCCTGCAGGAGCCGCCGGAACGGACCGCGGCTGCTCTCTCCCAGACGCATCCCTGTCGATTGTCGGAGTTGACCTCCAATCTCCCCTCGTCGTCGAAAGGCGAGTAA
- a CDS encoding universal stress protein, with amino-acid sequence MKLSKIVFPTDFSHTGDAALSLATSLARDSGAVLLIVHVEEPPLAYGTGDMYYGPPSPDTEELQAMLVKVTPDDPDVPYQHHLITGHPPEALARLVEEENADLIVMGTHGRTGLTRLLMGSIAEQVVRRAPCPVLTYKQPATKLATD; translated from the coding sequence ATGAAATTGAGCAAGATTGTATTTCCCACCGATTTTTCCCACACCGGCGACGCGGCGCTCTCGCTCGCGACCTCTTTGGCCCGGGATTCGGGCGCCGTCCTGCTGATCGTGCATGTCGAAGAGCCGCCGCTGGCGTATGGAACCGGCGACATGTACTACGGCCCGCCCAGCCCTGACACGGAAGAGTTGCAAGCGATGCTGGTCAAGGTGACGCCGGACGACCCCGACGTGCCCTATCAGCATCATTTGATCACGGGTCATCCGCCCGAGGCGTTGGCTCGTCTGGTCGAAGAGGAGAACGCCGACCTGATTGTGATGGGCACGCACGGACGAACCGGCCTCACGCGACTGCTGATGGGCAGCATCGCCGAGCAAGTCGTACGCCGAGCACCCTGCCCCGTTTTAACCTACAAACAGCCGGCGACTAAGCTCGCCACGGATTAG
- a CDS encoding hydrogenase maturation protease → MHPTDPGAAAVRIVGVGSPHGDDRIGWIVVNQLQANPPSACDLAIVSNPMQIFEHRPSPARMILIDACRSGARPGSITRLCWPDTRIAARHSASSHGLGVWEAILLAQQLGDLQGELVLFGMEILQADPLAEVSAALMQRLPTLCNNVRAEAERMAAAGIAR, encoded by the coding sequence ATGCACCCAACGGATCCCGGCGCGGCTGCTGTCAGGATTGTTGGCGTCGGCAGCCCGCACGGAGACGACCGCATTGGCTGGATCGTTGTCAACCAACTGCAGGCGAATCCCCCATCCGCTTGCGACTTAGCGATCGTCTCCAACCCGATGCAGATCTTTGAGCACCGGCCGTCGCCAGCGCGTATGATTCTGATCGATGCTTGCCGCAGTGGGGCTCGCCCCGGCTCCATCACCCGACTTTGCTGGCCAGATACGAGGATCGCAGCGAGACATTCGGCTTCGAGTCATGGTCTTGGCGTCTGGGAGGCGATCCTGCTTGCGCAGCAACTGGGCGACTTGCAGGGAGAACTGGTGCTGTTCGGTATGGAAATCCTGCAGGCGGATCCCCTGGCCGAAGTGAGCGCTGCTCTGATGCAGCGACTTCCGACCTTGTGTAATAACGTACGGGCCGAAGCAGAACGGATGGCAGCGGCGGGGATCGCCAGGTGA
- a CDS encoding Crp/Fnr family transcriptional regulator: MSATDLLTVLRKLRFLDQLGEEHLQQLAGIAREVSFAQGDVIFREGDPAQDLYLLTHGLVSLEICSAGVGCRRILSLAPGELLGWSPVLEGGQMTATARAVEPTSAIALDGKALLAICAEHPHFGYEFMRRAAMALAKRLRATRMQMLDIYGPVTHIPENSD, from the coding sequence ATGAGCGCGACAGATCTCTTAACTGTCTTGCGAAAACTGAGGTTTCTCGACCAGCTGGGCGAAGAACATTTACAACAACTGGCCGGCATCGCCAGGGAAGTGTCGTTCGCCCAAGGGGATGTGATTTTTCGCGAAGGCGACCCTGCGCAAGATCTTTATCTCTTGACGCACGGTTTAGTTTCGCTCGAAATCTGCTCGGCCGGTGTGGGCTGCCGCCGCATCCTGAGTCTGGCGCCCGGCGAATTGTTGGGCTGGTCGCCGGTCCTGGAAGGAGGCCAGATGACGGCGACCGCCCGCGCGGTCGAGCCGACGTCGGCCATTGCGCTTGACGGCAAGGCCTTGCTGGCCATTTGCGCCGAACATCCGCACTTCGGCTACGAGTTCATGCGGCGAGCGGCAATGGCGTTAGCGAAGCGGCTTCGGGCCACGCGAATGCAGATGCTTGATATCTATGGCCCCGTCACGCACATCCCCGAGAATTCCGACTAA
- a CDS encoding 4Fe-4S dicluster domain-containing protein, translated as MMTDLTVGSLVEIPKSSLQQVVQILQDLGYRVIGPRVESEAVIYDDLESVQQIPVGVLDHQDGGKYRLQQTDQDAWFDYVCGPHSLKNFLFPPRQTVLESTRQDGVWEMKAPDVEDAPPLAVIGPRSCDLHALRVQDRVFLEGAYVDPSYQARREKLFIAAVNCRRAAATCFCHSMQTGPAVSSGFDLALTELDDRFVIEIGSQRGAEVMGGTDCSTSPPQNVQAARSVSEQLEQSMHDRSQHPPEAATGEPRGRWLDTSGIRDLLMHNLEHARWNEVAERCLACANCTMVCPTCFCSSVEEVADLSGDHVARERSWDSCFTAEHSTMSGGAVHKSTKSRYRQWLTHKLATWHDQFEMSGCVGCGRCITWCPVGIDLTEETAAIRADSTNPSPGQL; from the coding sequence ATGATGACAGATCTCACAGTCGGTTCGCTGGTCGAAATCCCCAAAAGCTCGCTCCAGCAGGTCGTGCAAATCCTGCAGGACCTCGGCTATCGAGTGATTGGTCCGCGCGTTGAAAGCGAGGCCGTGATCTACGACGACCTGGAATCGGTGCAACAAATTCCGGTCGGCGTTCTGGACCATCAGGACGGCGGCAAGTATCGCCTGCAGCAAACGGACCAGGACGCCTGGTTCGATTACGTGTGCGGTCCGCACTCACTGAAGAACTTTCTCTTCCCGCCGCGGCAGACCGTGCTCGAAAGCACTCGCCAGGACGGCGTCTGGGAAATGAAAGCGCCCGACGTCGAGGACGCTCCTCCCCTCGCCGTCATCGGACCGCGGTCCTGCGACCTGCACGCCTTGCGCGTACAGGACCGCGTGTTTCTCGAAGGCGCGTACGTAGATCCTTCGTATCAAGCCCGACGGGAGAAGCTCTTCATCGCCGCCGTCAATTGCCGCCGTGCCGCAGCGACATGCTTCTGTCACTCCATGCAGACCGGCCCTGCTGTTTCCAGCGGTTTTGACTTGGCGCTGACAGAATTGGACGATCGCTTCGTCATTGAGATCGGCTCCCAGCGCGGGGCCGAAGTGATGGGTGGAACCGACTGCTCGACTTCTCCGCCGCAAAACGTGCAAGCAGCGCGCTCGGTTTCGGAACAGCTCGAACAGTCGATGCACGACCGTTCGCAGCATCCGCCTGAAGCGGCGACGGGCGAGCCTCGCGGCCGCTGGCTCGACACCTCGGGAATACGCGATCTGTTAATGCATAACCTCGAACACGCCCGCTGGAACGAGGTCGCCGAACGCTGCCTGGCCTGCGCCAACTGCACGATGGTTTGCCCCACCTGCTTCTGCAGCAGCGTGGAGGAAGTGGCCGACTTGTCCGGCGACCATGTCGCCCGGGAGCGGTCATGGGATTCCTGTTTTACGGCGGAGCACTCCACGATGAGCGGCGGCGCCGTGCACAAGTCAACCAAATCGCGTTACCGCCAATGGTTGACCCATAAGCTGGCGACCTGGCATGACCAGTTTGAGATGTCGGGCTGCGTCGGTTGCGGACGCTGTATCACGTGGTGTCCGGTCGGCATCGATTTGACGGAGGAAACCGCGGCCATCCGAGCGGACAGCACGAACCCGAGTCCAGGCCAGCTATGA
- a CDS encoding FAD/NAD(P)-binding protein: MTQHAASSATDNPWIAHPATICSIRPETPGVATYELAFNDPDRQSRYRFLPGQFNMLYLPGFGESAISISSDPEEPSRLLHTVRVAGNVTGALARTHPGETIGVRGPFGSAWPVAEIRNSDVVIACGGIGLAPLRPVIYHLLRRRHEYGRMTLLYGARSPQDLLFADEWNHWRSEGLEMEVTVDRGDADWKGQIGVLPALFSRLDLAPERTTVLTCGPEIMMRFVISEALLRNISARRIYLSMERNMNCAMGFCGRCQLGPAFVCKDGPVFTCEQMQPYLHLEEF, encoded by the coding sequence ATGACACAGCACGCAGCCTCCAGCGCAACCGACAACCCGTGGATTGCACACCCCGCCACGATCTGTTCCATCCGGCCCGAAACTCCCGGCGTGGCGACCTATGAACTCGCCTTCAACGACCCCGACCGGCAGTCGCGATATCGCTTCCTGCCGGGGCAGTTCAATATGCTCTACCTGCCGGGGTTCGGCGAATCGGCCATCTCGATCAGTTCCGATCCCGAGGAACCGTCGCGCCTGCTGCACACCGTCCGCGTGGCCGGCAATGTAACGGGCGCTTTAGCTCGCACCCATCCCGGGGAGACCATCGGCGTTCGCGGTCCCTTCGGCTCGGCCTGGCCGGTGGCCGAGATCCGCAATAGCGATGTGGTGATCGCCTGCGGAGGCATTGGGCTGGCGCCGCTGCGGCCCGTGATCTACCACCTCCTGCGTCGCCGCCATGAATATGGCCGGATGACTCTGCTTTACGGCGCCCGCTCGCCGCAGGATTTGCTGTTCGCCGACGAGTGGAATCACTGGCGAAGCGAAGGCTTGGAGATGGAAGTCACCGTCGACCGGGGCGACGCCGACTGGAAAGGCCAAATCGGCGTTCTGCCCGCCTTGTTCTCCCGTTTGGACCTGGCGCCGGAGCGCACGACCGTCCTCACGTGTGGACCGGAAATCATGATGCGCTTCGTCATTTCCGAGGCCTTGTTGCGGAACATCTCCGCCCGGCGCATTTATCTTTCGATGGAAAGAAATATGAACTGCGCCATGGGGTTTTGCGGTCGCTGTCAACTGGGGCCCGCGTTTGTTTGTAAGGACGGCCCCGTTTTCACCTGCGAACAAATGCAACCTTACCTGCACCTGGAAGAGTTCTAA
- a CDS encoding NADH-quinone oxidoreductase subunit B family protein, with product MTAKPKLAVFKFASCDGCQLSLLSCEDELLTIAGAVEIAYFLEARTQQLEGPYDIGLVEGSITTAEDAERIHEIRRQCKFLVTIGACATAGGIQALKNWANVDDFIAQVYARPEYISTLATSTPISDHVAVDFELRGCPINKQQLLELIAAFLRGARPRTPSYAVCVECKRNLTVCVAVAQGIACLGPVTQAGCGAICPAFHRDCFGCYGPKEQPNLVSITTHYITQGSTPESLVRLTRSFNSNAPDFREASDALAAASDDHSQPGAAPCPPIEHSS from the coding sequence ATGACCGCCAAACCAAAACTCGCCGTGTTCAAGTTCGCCTCGTGCGACGGCTGCCAGCTCTCGCTGCTGTCCTGCGAAGACGAGTTGCTGACGATCGCCGGCGCCGTCGAGATCGCTTACTTTCTGGAGGCGCGCACCCAGCAGTTGGAGGGACCCTACGACATCGGGTTGGTGGAGGGTTCCATCACGACGGCAGAGGACGCAGAGCGCATACACGAGATTCGCCGGCAGTGCAAGTTCCTGGTCACGATCGGGGCCTGCGCCACGGCAGGCGGAATCCAGGCGTTGAAGAACTGGGCGAACGTCGACGACTTCATCGCGCAGGTATACGCTCGGCCGGAATATATCTCGACTCTGGCGACCAGCACGCCGATCTCCGATCATGTCGCGGTCGACTTCGAACTGCGCGGTTGCCCAATCAACAAGCAGCAGTTGCTGGAACTGATAGCCGCCTTTCTCCGCGGGGCCAGGCCGCGCACGCCCTCGTATGCGGTATGCGTCGAGTGCAAACGGAACCTGACGGTCTGCGTGGCGGTGGCGCAGGGTATCGCCTGCCTGGGCCCCGTCACGCAAGCCGGTTGCGGCGCCATCTGCCCTGCGTTCCATCGCGATTGCTTTGGTTGTTATGGCCCGAAGGAGCAACCGAATCTCGTCAGTATCACCACTCATTACATCACCCAGGGCAGCACCCCGGAAAGCCTGGTGCGATTGACGCGGAGCTTCAATAGCAACGCCCCCGACTTTCGCGAAGCGAGCGACGCTTTGGCAGCCGCCTCGGACGACCACTCGCAACCAGGAGCGGCCCCATGCCCGCCAATCGAACATTCATCGTGA